Proteins encoded by one window of Chryseobacterium aquaeductus:
- a CDS encoding tRNA-binding protein: MEIKPEISFTDFEKIDIRCGTIISVNGFEKARNPSYQLEIDFGDLGIRKSAAQITTLYSKEDLIGKQILAVVNFPKKQIANFFSECLLLGVYGEDAKDVTLLSPSLPTKNGLQVG, translated from the coding sequence ATGGAGATCAAACCAGAAATATCTTTTACAGATTTTGAAAAAATAGACATCAGATGTGGAACAATCATTTCCGTAAACGGTTTTGAAAAAGCTAGAAATCCATCTTATCAACTTGAAATTGATTTTGGAGATTTAGGAATAAGAAAATCTGCCGCACAAATCACTACACTTTACAGCAAAGAAGATTTAATTGGTAAACAAATCTTAGCCGTTGTCAATTTCCCCAAAAAACAGATCGCCAATTTTTTCAGCGAATGTCTGCTTTTAGGCGTTTACGGTGAAGATGCGAAAGATGTTACGCTTTTATCACCTTCTCTTCCAACAAAAAATGGGTTGCAGGTTGGGTAG
- a CDS encoding YifB family Mg chelatase-like AAA ATPase produces MLIKIYGSAIFGVSAQTITIEVNIDTGGVGYHLVGLPDNAIKESSYRISAALKNVGFKIPGKKITINMAPADLRKEGAAYDLSIAMGILVASDQIVADNIQEYIIMGELSLDGSLQPIKGVLPIAIQAREEGFKGIILPKQNTREAAIVNNLDVYGVENIKEVIDFFNEGKPLEKVVLDTRKEFQDKINSFPFDFSEVKGQETAKRAMEVAAAGGHNIILIGPPGSGKTMLAKRVPSILPPLTLKEALETTKIHSVAGKMGTETSLMTVRPFRSPHHTISDVALVGGGSYPQPGEISLAHNGVLFLDEMPEFKRTVLEVMRQPLEDREVTISRARFTVNYPSSFMLVASMNPSPSGYFPDDPNNTSSVFEMQRYMNKLSGPLLDRIDIHVEVQKVEFEQLAEKRKGEKSESIRKRVLIAREIQNERYKDLAISYNAQIGSRELEQFCELDDASFNLIKMAMEKLNLSARAYDRILKVARTIADLEESENILSHHISEAIQYRSLDREFWNV; encoded by the coding sequence ATGTTGATTAAAATTTATGGAAGTGCCATCTTCGGCGTTTCTGCGCAAACCATCACTATTGAAGTAAATATAGACACAGGTGGTGTTGGTTATCATCTTGTAGGTCTTCCGGACAATGCAATTAAAGAAAGCAGTTACCGAATTTCAGCGGCTTTAAAAAATGTTGGCTTCAAAATTCCCGGGAAAAAAATAACGATCAATATGGCTCCTGCAGATCTTCGGAAAGAAGGTGCAGCTTATGATTTGAGTATCGCGATGGGAATCTTGGTTGCTTCAGACCAAATTGTTGCCGATAACATTCAGGAGTATATCATCATGGGCGAATTGTCTCTGGATGGAAGCTTGCAGCCTATAAAAGGAGTTTTGCCAATCGCCATTCAGGCGCGTGAAGAAGGTTTTAAAGGAATTATTCTTCCAAAACAAAATACAAGAGAAGCTGCAATTGTTAATAATCTTGATGTTTACGGTGTTGAAAATATCAAAGAAGTTATTGATTTTTTTAACGAAGGAAAACCTCTCGAAAAAGTAGTTTTAGATACACGAAAAGAATTTCAGGATAAAATTAATAGTTTCCCTTTTGATTTTTCTGAAGTGAAAGGTCAGGAAACAGCGAAAAGAGCGATGGAAGTTGCTGCGGCAGGCGGACACAACATTATTCTCATCGGACCTCCCGGAAGCGGAAAAACGATGTTGGCAAAGCGTGTTCCGAGTATTTTACCGCCGTTGACTTTAAAGGAAGCTTTAGAAACTACAAAAATACATTCTGTGGCCGGAAAAATGGGAACGGAAACTTCTTTAATGACGGTTCGTCCATTTCGCTCTCCTCATCATACAATTTCGGATGTCGCACTCGTTGGTGGTGGAAGTTATCCTCAACCGGGAGAAATTTCTCTTGCTCACAATGGAGTTTTATTTTTGGATGAAATGCCGGAATTTAAAAGAACCGTTTTGGAAGTCATGCGTCAACCTTTGGAAGACCGTGAAGTCACAATTTCCAGAGCGAGATTTACAGTAAATTATCCTTCGAGTTTTATGTTGGTTGCTTCAATGAATCCAAGTCCGAGCGGATATTTTCCGGATGATCCCAATAATACTTCTTCGGTTTTTGAAATGCAGCGGTATATGAATAAACTTTCGGGTCCGCTTTTAGACCGAATAGATATTCACGTCGAAGTGCAAAAAGTGGAGTTTGAACAATTAGCCGAAAAAAGAAAAGGTGAGAAAAGTGAAAGCATTAGAAAACGTGTTTTAATCGCCCGTGAGATTCAGAATGAAAGGTATAAAGATTTGGCAATCAGTTATAATGCTCAAATTGGTTCTCGCGAATTGGAACAGTTTTGTGAACTCGATGACGCCTCTTTTAACCTCATCAAAATGGCAATGGAAAAACTGAATCTTTCTGCCAGAGCGTACGACAGAATTTTGAAAGTTGCCAGAACAATTGCCGATCTGGAAGAATCTGAGAATATTTTGTCGCATCATATTTCTGAAGCGATACAGTACAGAAGCCTCGATCGTGAGTTTTGGAATGTTTAA
- a CDS encoding OsmC family protein, whose amino-acid sequence MTSKITYIGGLRCSAEHLQSGTIIESDAPTDNHGNGEKFSPTDLCATSLAECALTTIAILGKDKNINIDGAYCTLQKIMKTEPRRIGEIVCNFVFSDTFSDTEKAFIEETAQNCPVSRSLHPELVQTMIFIYQ is encoded by the coding sequence ATGACATCAAAAATAACATATATCGGCGGACTAAGATGTTCAGCAGAACATTTACAATCCGGAACAATCATCGAAAGTGACGCACCAACTGACAACCACGGCAATGGCGAAAAGTTTTCACCAACTGATCTTTGTGCAACTTCTTTAGCAGAATGTGCATTGACAACCATCGCTATTTTGGGAAAAGACAAAAATATTAATATCGACGGAGCGTACTGTACGCTTCAGAAAATTATGAAAACTGAGCCAAGAAGAATTGGAGAAATCGTTTGTAATTTTGTTTTTTCAGATACGTTTTCAGATACGGAAAAAGCATTTATAGAAGAAACCGCTCAAAATTGTCCGGTCTCAAGAAGTTTGCATCCGGAGTTGGTACAGACCATGATTTTTATTTATCAGTAA
- a CDS encoding S46 family peptidase: MKRIFLLFTFLLGFAQMRADEGMWLLMLVKRLNGVDMQKEGLHLTPEEIYSVNNSSLKDAIVSFGGFCTGEIVSDKGLIFTNHHCGYGAVAAASTPSKDYLKNGFWAMKEKDEFNSKDLYVRFLVRMDDATQRINSKLNNNMSAADRKAVIDAETKAIQTENSENGKYTVVVRDFFNGNEFYYFVYQDYKDIRLVGAPPSAIGKYGGDTDNWEWPRHTGDFTVFRVYADAAGNPSEYKPTNVPLKPKHFLPVSLKGIKPGDFSMILGYPGRTNRYLTSYGINQMVSKDYPAWVETSKMAMDVMKKYMDKDKTTQLAYASQYASVANYWKNRQGTIDAVEKNGTITDKQSIEKTFREWAVQPGNQMYDGVLDQISIYYKQVSDRNVERNYASLLTRNAKYIALAYQLAPALDAYAKQDMAGRLAMKPKVEAAIKEAYDNINPELEGEMLNSLVNLYKTRVKADVASPTIMALDASTLSNVAFASIFANKTSVTNFFLNPDRLKLDADPLLKIARGIAEDQKASNDRFVLIDENFAKNNRLFLAGLMKAMPEKKFYPDANSTMRLTYGQIDTLPVRSDRNYFGIEEKDNYYTTMEGLVGKYKAGDEEFDLPQRVLALQGAKDYGQYADKAGYLPVNFLSNNDITGGNSGSPVIDGDGNLIGIAFDGNSEALSGDIVFEDKWQKTISVDIRFVLWTIDKYAGARRLVDELKLVRDENTPADTGASKIKNVAPAKKKKK, encoded by the coding sequence ATGAAAAGAATATTTTTACTATTCACTTTCTTGTTAGGTTTCGCTCAAATGAGGGCAGACGAAGGAATGTGGCTATTGATGCTCGTTAAAAGACTAAATGGTGTAGATATGCAGAAAGAAGGTCTGCATCTTACTCCGGAAGAAATTTATTCTGTGAACAATTCAAGTCTTAAAGATGCAATCGTAAGCTTTGGAGGATTTTGTACAGGAGAAATAGTATCAGACAAAGGTTTGATTTTTACTAATCATCACTGTGGCTACGGTGCCGTTGCAGCAGCTTCTACTCCATCAAAAGACTATTTGAAGAATGGTTTTTGGGCAATGAAGGAAAAAGACGAATTCAACTCTAAAGATCTTTACGTAAGGTTTTTGGTGAGAATGGATGATGCTACGCAGAGAATCAATTCTAAATTAAACAACAACATGTCTGCAGCTGACAGAAAAGCTGTAATCGATGCTGAAACAAAAGCAATTCAGACAGAAAATTCTGAAAACGGAAAATATACAGTTGTAGTGAGAGATTTCTTTAACGGAAATGAATTTTATTACTTCGTATATCAGGATTATAAAGATATCAGATTAGTAGGTGCTCCGCCATCTGCAATCGGAAAATACGGTGGCGACACAGACAACTGGGAATGGCCAAGACACACCGGAGATTTTACGGTTTTCAGAGTGTATGCTGATGCTGCAGGAAATCCTTCAGAATACAAGCCAACAAACGTACCTTTGAAGCCTAAACATTTTTTGCCGGTTTCTCTTAAAGGTATTAAACCTGGTGATTTCTCAATGATCTTGGGTTACCCGGGAAGAACAAACCGTTATTTGACTTCTTACGGAATTAATCAAATGGTTTCTAAAGACTATCCAGCTTGGGTAGAAACTTCTAAAATGGCGATGGACGTTATGAAGAAGTATATGGATAAAGATAAGACTACTCAGTTAGCTTATGCTTCACAATACGCTTCTGTAGCCAACTACTGGAAAAACAGACAGGGAACAATTGATGCTGTTGAAAAAAACGGAACAATTACCGACAAACAGAGTATTGAAAAAACTTTCAGAGAATGGGCTGTACAGCCGGGCAACCAAATGTATGATGGAGTTTTAGATCAAATCAGCATTTATTACAAGCAGGTTTCAGACAGAAATGTAGAAAGAAACTACGCATCTCTTCTTACAAGAAATGCAAAATATATTGCTTTAGCTTATCAATTGGCTCCGGCTCTTGATGCTTATGCAAAGCAAGATATGGCGGGAAGATTGGCAATGAAACCGAAGGTTGAGGCAGCTATAAAAGAAGCTTACGACAACATCAACCCCGAGTTGGAAGGTGAAATGCTAAATTCTTTGGTAAACCTTTACAAAACAAGAGTAAAAGCAGATGTGGCTTCACCTACAATTATGGCTTTGGATGCGAGTACATTATCAAATGTGGCTTTCGCTTCAATATTTGCCAACAAAACTTCTGTAACCAATTTCTTTTTAAATCCTGATCGTTTGAAACTGGATGCAGATCCGCTTTTAAAAATTGCACGAGGAATTGCTGAAGACCAAAAAGCTTCAAATGACAGATTTGTACTGATTGACGAGAACTTTGCTAAAAATAACCGTCTTTTCTTAGCTGGATTGATGAAAGCAATGCCTGAGAAAAAATTCTATCCAGATGCAAACTCAACTATGAGATTAACTTATGGACAAATTGATACTCTACCTGTGAGATCAGACAGAAACTACTTTGGTATTGAAGAAAAAGATAACTATTACACCACAATGGAAGGATTAGTTGGTAAGTATAAAGCTGGTGATGAAGAATTTGATCTTCCACAAAGAGTGTTGGCGCTTCAGGGAGCAAAAGACTATGGTCAGTATGCAGATAAAGCAGGTTATCTTCCTGTAAACTTCCTTTCAAACAATGACATTACAGGTGGAAACTCTGGTTCTCCGGTAATCGACGGTGACGGAAACCTTATCGGTATCGCATTCGACGGAAACAGCGAAGCATTAAGCGGTGATATCGTTTTCGAAGACAAATGGCAGAAAACAATCAGTGTAGACATCCGTTTTGTTCTTTGGACGATCGATAAATATGCTGGTGCAAGAAGATTGGTAGATGAACTGAAATTGGTAAGAGATGAAAACACTCCGGCTGATACAGGCGCTTCTAAAATCAAAAATGTAGCTCCGGCAAAAAAGAAAAAGAAATAA
- the thiL gene encoding thiamine-phosphate kinase, whose product MFEDKEQELTPISKLGEFGLIKHLTEFFPLSNESSELGVGDDAAVINPGNKRVVLTTDVLAEGVHFNLGYVPLKHLGYKAVVVNLSDIAAMNATPTQILVSLAVSNRFPVEALEELYSGIQAACGRYKVDLIGGDTTSSNAGLVMSITAVGIEDEENIVKRNGAKPNDLLVVSGDLGGAYMGLQILEREHAVFLADPNMQPEMEGFDYILERQLKPEARTDVKGILEQLDIKPTSMIDISDGLASEILHLSDQSKVGFRLYEEKIPMDNLTITTADDLNLNPVMTALSGGEDYELLFTISPNDFEKMKNHPDFTIIGHAVEKEEGNFMVARGSNQLVALTAQGWDAFLGNQQND is encoded by the coding sequence ATGTTTGAAGATAAAGAACAAGAATTAACGCCAATCTCTAAATTAGGAGAGTTTGGGTTGATAAAACACTTAACGGAATTTTTTCCATTATCCAATGAATCTTCGGAGCTTGGAGTAGGAGATGATGCTGCCGTTATCAATCCTGGAAACAAAAGAGTTGTTTTAACGACGGATGTTTTAGCAGAAGGAGTTCATTTCAATTTGGGGTATGTTCCCTTGAAACATTTGGGTTACAAAGCCGTTGTGGTCAATCTTAGCGATATTGCAGCAATGAATGCAACACCAACGCAGATTTTGGTTTCACTAGCAGTTTCAAATCGTTTTCCGGTGGAAGCTTTAGAAGAATTATATTCCGGAATTCAGGCGGCTTGTGGGAGATATAAAGTTGATCTAATTGGCGGAGACACAACGAGTTCCAATGCAGGTTTGGTGATGAGTATTACTGCTGTCGGAATTGAAGATGAGGAAAATATTGTCAAAAGAAACGGCGCAAAACCAAATGATTTGCTTGTTGTTTCAGGAGATTTAGGTGGAGCTTATATGGGACTTCAGATTTTGGAAAGAGAACATGCTGTTTTCTTGGCCGACCCAAATATGCAGCCTGAAATGGAAGGTTTCGATTATATTTTGGAAAGACAATTGAAGCCGGAAGCAAGAACCGATGTAAAAGGAATTTTAGAACAATTGGATATCAAACCGACATCGATGATTGATATTTCAGACGGCTTGGCTTCAGAAATCCTGCATCTTTCTGACCAATCAAAAGTTGGTTTCAGATTGTATGAAGAGAAAATCCCGATGGATAATCTGACGATTACAACAGCAGATGATTTGAATTTAAATCCTGTAATGACAGCTTTAAGCGGTGGTGAAGATTATGAATTGCTGTTCACGATTTCACCAAATGATTTTGAAAAGATGAAAAATCATCCCGATTTTACCATTATCGGTCATGCTGTTGAAAAGGAAGAAGGAAACTTTATGGTTGCAAGAGGTTCTAATCAATTGGTGGCTTTGACAGCACAAGGTTGGGATGCTTTTTTGGGAAACCAGCAAAATGATTAA
- a CDS encoding sulfurtransferase — protein sequence MLSIISANELKNLHKENLIILDARAGKDAHQKYLENHIKGARFIDLDKDLAEIGKDAALGGRHPLPTIEKFSKTISRLGISENSHIVIYDDKNGANAAARTWWMLKAFGFENVQVLDGGFQEAEKTELKFSSGEEVFEKAKIIEIKDWLLAVSSLEDVENELTNNSATVIDVRDSYRYKGESEPIDLIAGHIPGAINIPFSENLDENGFFLKPEILREKYLKLLQNKPTKLIVHCGSGVTACHTILALDYAGFDIPNLYVGSWSEWSRRKVKEIAKEV from the coding sequence ATGCTTTCAATAATTTCAGCTAATGAATTAAAAAATCTTCACAAAGAAAATTTGATTATTCTTGATGCAAGAGCAGGAAAAGATGCTCATCAAAAATATCTTGAAAACCACATCAAAGGTGCAAGATTCATTGATCTGGATAAAGATTTAGCTGAAATTGGCAAAGATGCTGCTTTGGGTGGAAGACATCCGCTTCCAACAATTGAAAAATTTAGCAAAACAATATCCCGTTTAGGAATTTCAGAAAATTCTCATATCGTTATTTATGACGATAAGAACGGAGCCAATGCAGCAGCAAGAACATGGTGGATGCTGAAAGCTTTTGGATTTGAAAATGTACAGGTTTTAGATGGTGGCTTTCAAGAAGCAGAAAAAACTGAATTGAAATTTTCTTCGGGTGAAGAAGTTTTTGAAAAAGCTAAAATCATCGAGATAAAAGATTGGCTTCTGGCAGTTTCGAGTTTAGAAGATGTTGAAAATGAATTGACAAACAATTCTGCAACTGTAATCGACGTAAGAGATTCTTATCGATATAAAGGAGAATCAGAACCGATTGATTTAATTGCCGGACATATTCCAGGAGCAATCAATATTCCTTTTTCTGAAAATTTAGATGAAAACGGATTTTTCCTGAAACCTGAAATTTTAAGAGAGAAATATTTAAAATTACTACAAAACAAACCCACAAAACTAATCGTTCATTGCGGTTCCGGAGTTACTGCTTGTCATACGATTTTGGCTCTTGATTATGCAGGTTTTGATATCCCGAATCTATATGTGGGCTCTTGGAGCGAATGGAGTAGAAGAAAAGTGAAAGAGATTGCCAAAGAAGTTTAG
- a CDS encoding iron-sulfur cluster assembly protein, with product MNFTDDQIADIGEEIIRVLKTVYDPEIPVDIYELGLIYDVQISEEADVKIIMTLTSPNCPVAESLPQEVKDKAAEVENVKSVDLELTFEPTWNKDMMSEEAKFELGML from the coding sequence ATGAACTTTACAGACGATCAGATTGCCGACATCGGTGAAGAAATTATAAGAGTACTGAAAACCGTTTATGACCCGGAAATTCCGGTGGATATTTACGAATTGGGATTGATTTATGACGTTCAGATTTCGGAAGAAGCCGATGTGAAAATCATCATGACCTTAACGAGTCCTAACTGCCCGGTTGCAGAAAGTCTTCCTCAAGAAGTGAAAGACAAAGCTGCTGAGGTAGAAAATGTGAAAAGCGTAGATCTGGAACTTACTTTCGAGCCAACTTGGAACAAAGATATGATGAGTGAAGAGGCGAAATTTGAGCTTGGAATGCTTTAA
- a CDS encoding hydroxymethylglutaryl-CoA lyase — MFLTECPRDAMQGWGEFIPTAKKIDYINSLMEVGFDVLDCLSFVSPKAIPQMADSAEVAENIDTSLSKTKVSAIIGNYRGAEKALTHQCVDILGFPFSISETFQHRNTNKSQEEAFDEVLKMLELTNSTGKELNLYFSMAFGNPYGEMWKWEDVDFWANRFSEIGIKNILLSDTTGVATTETISVLFEKIPSKYPNIDFGAHFHNRYEDSYSKLKVAYEKGCRRFDSAIKGIGGCPMAKDDLVGNMPTEQVINFMSVEKAEHKLNLLNFESSYNRAKDIFHF; from the coding sequence ATGTTTCTTACAGAATGTCCTAGAGATGCCATGCAGGGTTGGGGAGAATTTATCCCGACTGCCAAAAAAATCGATTATATCAACTCGCTGATGGAAGTAGGTTTTGATGTGTTGGATTGTCTCAGCTTTGTTTCGCCAAAAGCAATTCCCCAAATGGCTGATTCTGCTGAGGTTGCAGAAAATATTGATACATCGTTATCTAAAACCAAAGTTTCTGCAATCATTGGAAATTACAGAGGTGCCGAAAAAGCTTTGACGCATCAGTGTGTAGATATTTTGGGCTTTCCGTTTTCTATTTCTGAAACTTTTCAGCACAGAAACACCAACAAAAGTCAGGAAGAAGCTTTTGATGAAGTGTTAAAAATGCTTGAACTTACCAATAGCACAGGAAAAGAATTAAATCTTTATTTTTCAATGGCATTCGGAAATCCTTACGGTGAAATGTGGAAATGGGAAGATGTAGATTTTTGGGCAAACCGTTTTTCTGAAATTGGAATTAAAAACATCTTACTTTCTGATACTACGGGAGTTGCAACAACGGAAACGATCTCTGTTTTGTTTGAAAAAATTCCTTCAAAATATCCAAATATTGATTTTGGAGCACATTTTCATAACCGATATGAAGATTCTTATTCTAAATTGAAAGTTGCTTACGAAAAGGGTTGCAGAAGATTTGATTCTGCGATCAAAGGTATCGGCGGTTGTCCGATGGCAAAGGATGATTTGGTAGGAAATATGCCGACTGAGCAAGTAATCAACTTCATGAGCGTAGAAAAAGCAGAACACAAGTTAAATTTACTCAATTTCGAAAGTTCTTATAACAGAGCGAAAGATATTTTTCATTTTTAA
- a CDS encoding acyl-CoA thioesterase — MTFYNTFEVRWSDLDANKHLANSSYVQYCAQTRMAFMKQEKMGVTQMSRWGIGPVIMHERFSFFKEIFADQKVIVSLEIDGCAEDAAIYRFLHKFYLPDGSHCATSEATGVWIDTMLRKMTSPPDDVVEAMNKYKTAETILMTREDFKKLPFRPENIDPAIFNK; from the coding sequence ATGACTTTCTATAATACATTTGAAGTACGCTGGAGCGATCTAGACGCCAATAAACACCTCGCCAATTCATCTTATGTGCAGTATTGCGCACAAACAAGAATGGCTTTTATGAAGCAGGAAAAAATGGGAGTTACCCAAATGAGCCGATGGGGAATTGGTCCTGTCATTATGCACGAAAGATTTTCCTTTTTTAAAGAAATTTTCGCAGACCAAAAAGTAATCGTAAGCCTTGAAATCGACGGATGTGCAGAAGATGCTGCGATCTACCGTTTTTTGCATAAATTCTATCTTCCAGATGGTTCACACTGTGCTACTTCGGAAGCAACAGGCGTTTGGATCGATACGATGCTGAGAAAAATGACTTCACCACCGGATGACGTGGTAGAAGCAATGAATAAATACAAAACTGCGGAAACAATATTGATGACGCGAGAAGATTTTAAAAAACTTCCTTTCCGTCCGGAAAATATTGATCCGGCAATTTTTAATAAATAA
- a CDS encoding 3'-5' exonuclease has translation MIQNIPLEKVLFIDIETVPNASSWEELSETEQKLWDKKTRFQRKDEISPEDYYEKAGVMAEFGKIICISIGMLEKNETLRIKSFANDDEKKLLREFGELFNSPRLRDVILCAHNGKEFDFPWVARRFLINGMQPPTPFQMFGKKPWEIPHLDTMELWKFGDYKNFISLELLAHVFGIPTPKDDIDGSMVSSIYYIEKDLQRIVDYCEKDVLTLANIFRRMRQEDLLQRNINLD, from the coding sequence ATGATACAGAACATTCCTTTAGAAAAAGTCTTATTTATTGATATTGAAACGGTTCCGAACGCTTCTTCGTGGGAAGAATTATCTGAAACCGAACAAAAGCTTTGGGACAAAAAGACAAGATTTCAGAGAAAAGATGAAATTTCGCCAGAAGATTATTATGAAAAAGCCGGCGTGATGGCAGAATTTGGTAAAATCATCTGCATCTCGATCGGAATGCTAGAAAAGAATGAAACTTTAAGAATAAAAAGCTTTGCCAACGATGATGAGAAAAAGCTGCTCCGGGAATTTGGCGAATTATTTAACAGTCCGAGACTTCGTGATGTCATTCTATGTGCTCACAACGGAAAAGAATTTGATTTCCCTTGGGTTGCAAGACGTTTTCTGATCAATGGGATGCAGCCACCTACTCCATTTCAGATGTTTGGAAAAAAACCTTGGGAAATCCCTCATCTTGACACTATGGAACTTTGGAAATTCGGAGATTATAAAAATTTTATTTCCCTTGAGCTTTTGGCTCATGTTTTCGGGATTCCTACTCCGAAAGACGACATTGACGGCTCAATGGTTTCATCAATCTACTACATAGAAAAAGACTTGCAGCGAATAGTTGACTATTGTGAAAAAGATGTCTTAACTTTGGCAAACATTTTCCGGCGTATGCGTCAGGAAGATTTATTGCAGAGAAATATCAATTTAGATTAA
- the pepT gene encoding peptidase T, translated as MSTIEFNEMWREKLLNRFLSYVKIYSTSDAESETTPSTERQWDIANYIVEELKTIGLEDVSIDEHGYIMAYVPSNLENDSQPTIGFISHYDTSPDFSGENVKPQVWENYQGEDLVLNKESNFTLSPSKFESLKKHIGQTLITTDGNTLLGADDKAGCAEIVTAAEYLIAHPEIKHGRMAIGFTPDEEIGRGAHKFDVAKFGAEFAYTIDGSEVGELEYENFNAAGAVVKIHGLSVHPGYAFGKMVNASLLAAEFIQSLPANETPSTTKGFEGFYHLMDVTSDVSECKLQYIIRDHDEEKFEARKKFMEQKVAEFNQNHGEKTAEVEIKEQYRNMKQQFQGKMHIVDLAAKAMKEAGIEPKIKAIRGGTDGAQLSYMGLPCPNIFAGGMNFHGPYEYVALESMEKSVEVIVNIVKA; from the coding sequence ATGAGTACAATCGAATTCAACGAAATGTGGAGAGAAAAATTACTGAACCGTTTTCTCAGCTATGTAAAAATATATTCAACCAGTGACGCAGAAAGCGAAACTACACCTTCTACAGAAAGACAATGGGACATTGCCAATTACATCGTAGAAGAACTGAAAACCATTGGTTTGGAAGACGTCTCGATCGATGAGCACGGATACATTATGGCTTATGTTCCTTCAAATCTGGAAAATGACAGTCAGCCAACCATCGGATTTATTTCTCATTACGATACTTCACCGGATTTTAGCGGTGAAAATGTAAAACCTCAGGTTTGGGAAAATTATCAAGGTGAAGATTTGGTTTTAAATAAAGAAAGCAATTTTACTTTATCTCCTTCAAAATTTGAAAGTTTAAAAAAACATATCGGTCAGACCTTGATTACAACTGACGGAAACACACTTCTCGGAGCAGACGACAAAGCAGGTTGTGCAGAAATTGTAACGGCAGCAGAATATCTGATCGCTCATCCGGAAATCAAACATGGAAGAATGGCAATTGGTTTCACTCCGGACGAAGAAATCGGTAGAGGAGCGCATAAATTTGATGTGGCAAAATTCGGAGCTGAATTCGCTTATACAATTGATGGAAGCGAAGTTGGAGAATTGGAATATGAAAACTTCAACGCTGCAGGAGCTGTTGTAAAAATCCACGGACTGAGTGTGCATCCTGGTTATGCTTTCGGAAAAATGGTCAATGCAAGTCTTTTGGCAGCTGAATTTATCCAATCTTTACCTGCAAATGAAACCCCTTCTACAACAAAAGGTTTTGAAGGGTTTTATCATTTGATGGATGTAACTTCTGATGTTTCGGAATGTAAACTTCAATACATCATCCGTGATCATGACGAAGAGAAATTTGAAGCTAGAAAAAAATTCATGGAGCAAAAGGTTGCAGAATTTAATCAAAACCATGGCGAAAAAACCGCTGAAGTTGAGATTAAAGAACAGTACCGCAACATGAAGCAGCAATTCCAAGGCAAAATGCACATCGTAGATCTTGCTGCAAAAGCGATGAAAGAAGCCGGAATTGAACCGAAAATCAAAGCGATCAGAGGCGGAACAGACGGAGCACAACTGTCTTATATGGGATTACCTTGTCCGAATATCTTTGCAGGCGGAATGAACTTCCACGGACCTTATGAATATGTTGCTTTGGAAAGTATGGAAAAGTCTGTTGAGGTGATTGTGAATATTGTGAAGGCTTAG